The genomic segment TCACTTTGCCTTCTGTCCAGCTAAGAATTTCGGCTGTTTCAGCTATGGAAAGATCTTGGAAATAGCGCATGATGATAACCATTTTCTGATCACCAGTACATGTATTAAGTGCTTGCAGCAGCTCTTGCATCTCTTCACTGAGTGCTACGATTTCTTCCGGCAGGATACCTGTCGATACGAGTTCGCTCTTTTCCCAGTCGAATTTATCGAACAGATGCTTTTTACGAACTGTATTTTTCCTGAAATGGTCGATTGCTACATTTTTAGCAATTGAAAAGAGCCATGTCTTCTCGGAACTTTTCCCCTCAAAACCGGCGTAAGCACGCAGTACCCTCACATAGACTTCATGCATGAGGTCCTCAGCATGGTCACGGTCTCTCGTCAAATAGATAAGAAACTTGAACACATCCTGATGGTACTGTTCGTAAAGCCGATGGAAAACGGAGTCGTCCATGAAATTCCCCCGTTCTATCAATTAGTCGTATTTCAAGCTATTAAGTTACATCTTTTTTAAAGGCAATATACAACTGAAAATTGTTCCTTCAGTGTCACCTTTTGTTGCAGCGATTTTGCCACCATGAGAGTCGATAATACTTTTGGCGATGGCGAGACCAAGACCTGTTCCGCCTTTTCCTCTAGTTCTCGCTTTATCTGCTTTGTAAAATCGTTCGAAGATATACGGTAAATCCTCTTGCGGAATTCCAACACCTGTATCCGTCACTGTTATTTCAATCATATCAACTTGTTTTTGTATTCCGAGTTTAACACTTCCCCCATCAGGTGTATGGCGGATTGCATTGTCTATTAAATTCGTCAATACTTGCTCCATACGGTCTTCATCTACATTTGAAATGAGTACTGTATCTTCCAAGAATTCGAAAGTCAAATCGACATTTGCTTCACGCGCAACTTGCATGAATTTATTGACTATCCGGTCGAGAAAAGGAATCATCGATAGATCGTCTTTGTAAAGTCGCATATGTCCTGATTCCATCCTTGCGAGATCGAGAAGATCCGTCACAAGTCGGCCCATCCTTTTCGATTCATCGTGTATGATCTGTACCATTTCGTCGCGCTCTTCATCACTTGTTATAACTCCATCAATAATGGCTTCACTATACCCCTGCAACATAGATATCGGTGTCCGAAGTTCATGAGATACGTTTGCTATGAAGTCGGATCTAAGTTTCTCAAGCTTATGCTGATCTGTCATATCACGTAAGACAGCAACTGCCCCACGAATACTATTTCCGCTATACAACGGGCTAATAGAGATTCCATAAAACTGTCCACCTAATTCTAATTCATCTTCAACTTCCTCAGCGAACGTAATAACATGTTCAAGCATATGAAAAATCGCCGGTGGGATATGATGGTTACCCTCTTGTGCGCCATTTTTAAAATACCAATTCTGCAATAACTGTTCAGCTTGTGGATTACTTAGCAGGATTGTATAATCTCGATTAAATGTAATGACAGCATCAGTCATCGATGTAAGGATGCTTGAAAGCTGCTCTTTATCCTGATTAATAAGTTCAACGTGGTATTTAAGCTGTCTACCCATCTGATTGAATGCAGTTGCAAGCTGGCCAATTTCATCATTTTGCATTACAGGCAATCTTGTATCGAAATTCCCTTTCGATAATTCAAATGCCGCCTGCCTCAATCCACGTAAAGGGGAAGTAATTCTTGTTGACAGGAAAAAGGCGAAAAATGTTGTTAAAATAAAGGCAATAAATGCTGATAAGAATACGATACGTGTAGTACTTTCTGTTGTCCTATGGACGGCTTCAAGGCTTTGATAAATGATAACTGAGCTACCGAGTTGCTCTCCTTTTTCAAGTGGATAGGATAGAACAAGGTATTGTTCCATGACATTCTCTTCATTAATCGAAGGTAAGATCATCTCTTTTACAACTTGTTTATTATTCTTTTCAGCGGCGTAAAACATGGATTCATAGAGCACTTTATTTTCTATTCTATCCTTGTTCAATCCTTTATGGAATGAATGCGTAACTTCCCCATTGGTATCGACAATCATCGCATTCGTTTCGTCGTCAAGAATGTCATCAATAATCAAGTTCATCGAAGTTTGACTTTCGTGATCATTAACAATTTTCCCGATCGTTGTTGCTTCCCTTCGCAATGATTCCTCAGCCTGTTGTGTATGGAAGTCATCTAGGAATTCAAGGAGCAAGGCAGTAACAATAAATAATACAAAAGAAACGAGAAGCAATATGGTTGCCCATAGCTTCCCGACAATTGAATTCCATATTCTATTCATTAGGAATCTCGAACTTGTAACCGACTCCCCAAACAGTAACAATCATTTTTGCTGCTTGTTCAGAAACGCGGCTTAGCTTTTCACGTAGCCGTTTGACATGCGTATCTACAGTACGGAGATCTCCGAAAAATTCATAATGCCACACTTCTTTTAACAGCTGTTCTCTGTCGAATACTTTGTCAGGCGACTTCGCAAGAAAATAGAGCAATTCGTACTCTTTCGGCGTCAGCCCAACTTCTTCTCCTTCAGCTGTAACCCGGTGTGCATCGTGATCTATCGTTAATTGAGGGAAGACGACCAAGTCCTTCGATGTAGATGATGAAGCGGCACCTGGAAACGTAACAGACCTTCTAAGAATTGCTTTAACCCGCAGAACAACTTCACGCGGAC from the Sporosarcina psychrophila genome contains:
- a CDS encoding ATP-binding protein; this encodes MNRIWNSIVGKLWATILLLVSFVLFIVTALLLEFLDDFHTQQAEESLRREATTIGKIVNDHESQTSMNLIIDDILDDETNAMIVDTNGEVTHSFHKGLNKDRIENKVLYESMFYAAEKNNKQVVKEMILPSINEENVMEQYLVLSYPLEKGEQLGSSVIIYQSLEAVHRTTESTTRIVFLSAFIAFILTTFFAFFLSTRITSPLRGLRQAAFELSKGNFDTRLPVMQNDEIGQLATAFNQMGRQLKYHVELINQDKEQLSSILTSMTDAVITFNRDYTILLSNPQAEQLLQNWYFKNGAQEGNHHIPPAIFHMLEHVITFAEEVEDELELGGQFYGISISPLYSGNSIRGAVAVLRDMTDQHKLEKLRSDFIANVSHELRTPISMLQGYSEAIIDGVITSDEERDEMVQIIHDESKRMGRLVTDLLDLARMESGHMRLYKDDLSMIPFLDRIVNKFMQVAREANVDLTFEFLEDTVLISNVDEDRMEQVLTNLIDNAIRHTPDGGSVKLGIQKQVDMIEITVTDTGVGIPQEDLPYIFERFYKADKARTRGKGGTGLGLAIAKSIIDSHGGKIAATKGDTEGTIFSCILPLKKM
- the sigX gene encoding RNA polymerase sigma factor SigX, encoding MDDSVFHRLYEQYHQDVFKFLIYLTRDRDHAEDLMHEVYVRVLRAYAGFEGKSSEKTWLFSIAKNVAIDHFRKNTVRKKHLFDKFDWEKSELVSTGILPEEIVALSEEMQELLQALNTCTGDQKMVIIMRYFQDLSIAETAEILSWTEGKVKTTQHRAIKALQKKLNALPTEGGKLDDPQRLERQQD
- a CDS encoding response regulator transcription factor, producing the protein MEEKVTLLVVDDEERIRRLLNMYLTREGYEVEEAVDGADALEKALVNNYDCILLDLMMPEKDGLEVLEELREKKIMTPVMMLTAKGEESDRVTGFESGADDYIVKPFSPREVVLRVKAILRRSVTFPGAASSSTSKDLVVFPQLTIDHDAHRVTAEGEEVGLTPKEYELLYFLAKSPDKVFDREQLLKEVWHYEFFGDLRTVDTHVKRLREKLSRVSEQAAKMIVTVWGVGYKFEIPNE